CTCTGCGCCCGGCGGTGGCGGATCGGGCGCGGCGGCGATCACCGCGGACGACCTGCGGCGCGACCTCTTCTTCCTCTCCAGCGACTCCATGCGCGGGCGGCTCGGGGCGACCGAGGACGAGCTTCGCGCGTCGGTGTGGCTGGCCGAGCAGGCGCGGCGGATCGGGATGGAGCCGGCGGGGGACGACGGGACGTACTTCCAGTTCTTTCCCCTGCGCCGCTTCCGCCTGTCGGGGGAGAGCACGGTAAACGTCGGCGGCCGGCCGTTGCGGCTGTGGCGGGACGTCATCGTGATGGGGCCGGTGGATGCCCGCGTCGATGCGCCGATGATGGTGGCCGATGGTACGCTGATCCCCGCGGGCGGAGCGGCGGGGCGCGTGGTGGTGGCCGCGCTGCGGCAGCCGCCGAATCCGCCACCGGCCGACGTCAGCCTGCGGGAGTATCGCTACACGGCGTCAGCCGTGGCGGCGCAGCGGAACGCGCTGTCGGCGGCCACGCCGGCGGCGATCGTGCTCGTGGCCGATTCGGTGGGGCTGATGGCCTTCGACAACATGGTCAAGTTTCAGCGCCAGGGCCGCTACCTGCTGGACACGGCCGGGGTGAACCCGCGGGCCGGCGTGTCGCCCATCCCCGTCTTCCTCGTGCGGCCGGGCGTGATCCCCGCCGGCACCGAGGGGCTGCGGCTTACGGCGGACCTGCGGACAGAAAGCTTCGTCTACCCATCCGTGAACGTGGTCGCGCGCGTGCCGGGAAGTGACCCGGCCGTCCGCGGCGAGCACGTGGTGTTCAGCGGCCACCAGGACCACGACGGCGTGCACCACCCGGTGAACGGCGACAGCATCTGGAACGGCGCCGACGACAACGCCACGGTCAGCGTCGCGCTTCTCGCCATCGACCGTGCGTTCGTGCGGCAGCCGGGGCGGCGGAGCGCGCTGTTCGTGTGGCACGGCGCGGAAGAGCGCGGGCTGCTGGGCAGCAACTGGTACGCGCGCACCCCCACTGTTCCGAAGGCGTCGCTCGTGGCCGTGCTGAACGGCGACATGATCGGCCGCAACCACCCGGATTCCGCCGCGCTGCTGGGGATGATTCCGCCGCACCGCAACAGCACCGCGCTGGTGGAGATGGCGATGGCGGCCAACCCCGGCTTCGCGATCGACTCCACCTGGGACGCGCCGTCGCATCCGGAGGGCTGGTACTTCCGCAGCGATCACCTGCCCTACGCCCGCGCGGGCATCCCGGCGATCTTCTTCACCACGCTGCTGCACCCGGACTACCACACGCCCGAGGACGAGCCCGAGCGCATCGACATCACCAAGCTGGAGCGGATGACGCGCTGGATGTACGCCACCGGGTGGGCGGTCGCCAACGCCCCTCAGCGGCCAGCGGTGGATCCGGGCTTCCGGTTGGAGCGATGAGGGAAACGAGCGAGCCGCTGTGCCGGATGGCGGGCTGACGATTACGCGCGGAAAAACAGGAGGGAGGCCGGATGAGCAGGTGGGGCGATCCGGAAGAATGGGCGCGGCTGGTGACGTCCGAGGGGTGCCCCATCTGCACCGGCGGCGGCCCGACGCACATCATCGCCGAGTTGGAAGTATCGTGGCTGACGATGGGTGATGACCCGGGCCCGCTTCCCGGCTCGTGCGCGCTGTTCCTGCGACGCCACGCCGTGGAACTGCACGAACTGGAGCCAGACGAGGGCTGCGCCTACATGCGCGACATCCAGCGGGTTTCACGCGCAGTGAAGGAAGCGACGGGTGCCGTGAAGATGAACTACGAGATCCACGGCAACACCATCCCGCACCTGCACACGCATTTCTTCCCGCGCTACCCCGGCGATGCGTTCGAGGGCCGGCCCATCGATCCCCGCCAGCCGCCCCACACGACCGTCATCACGGGACATGCGGCGCTGAAACGGCGCATCATCTCCGCACTCCAGGGCTACTGACGGCACGCGGACAGCCTTCGTCCGGTATCCGCCATTCCGCACTGTCGCCCGGTATCGACCGTGAATAGTTTCACCCCACAGATCCGAGCGTTCGAGCGTCTCCGCCTTCGGTCGATTAGGTTTCATGAAATCAGCCCCTCCCGAGGTTCCGCCCCACGTTCGCGCCGCTTCGTGGCTGTTTGTCTGTATAGGCCTGCTGGGAGCCTTGACCGCCCTGGCGAAGGGCTGGAGGAGCCTGGACGGATGGATCTCGATCGCCACGCTTGCGGCGTTTGCGCTGTTTTTCCTGCCCTTCGCCCGGAACCGCGATCCGGGAGACTTCTCCGAACGGCTCGGCGCGCTGGCGGGGTTCCTCCTGCTGACGAATGACGGCGAGATGCTGTCATCGCTGCCACGCGGGTACGTGGCCGTCCCCCTCGCCTGGGCCCTTTTCACCGCGGCCGTGCTGTTGGCCCGGCGCCCGGTCGGAAGGCGAATGCAGCTGCTGAGGGGCGCTGGACTCGTCGGAATGGTGAGCGTCGCGTTCTGGCCTGGTATCTGGCCCGCGGACGCAACGCTCTTCCGACGCATCGACGTTCAAGTTTCCCTGGCTCTGGCGATCTTCTCAGCGGGCTTGTTACTGCGCCTACTCGCGCGCCCCGCCCCAGCCCAGCCGGACCCGGCGTAACCGCGAGCGTTACTGTCGCGCGGGCGGCGCCAGACGATTGTAGCGGGCCAGGATTTCGCGCAGGCGGTCGTGGGGCAGGGCGTGCGCGCGCAGGTCGTCGATGCCCGTCATCGTCTCCGCGGCGACGAGGGCGTTGGTGATCGCCTCCTCCGTCGCCTGAACGGTGGCGGTAAAGAGCGGGTCCAGGCGGTCGTTGGGGAGCATGGTCAGCGCGGGCGTGCCCGTGGCGACCGCCGCGCCGGGGTTGGCGATAGAAAAAGCAACGAAGATGTCGCCCGAGTAGTGGCTGGCGATGCTGCCGTGCCGCCCCAGCCCCAGCGCGGTCCGCTTCACCAGCCGCTCCAGCTGGTGCGGAAGGAGCGGCGCGTCCGTGGCGACCACGATGATGATGGACCCGCTCTCCTCCTGCCGCGGCTCGACCAGGGCCGACACGCGCTGCCCGCAGCGCGGCGTGGTGCGCATCCACTCCTGCACCGGCGGGCGGTCCGTCGCCAGGCACACGCCCGGCTCCGTCAGCTCCTGCCCCACCGGCACCCCGGCGATGCGCAGCGCCCGCTGCCCGCCGTAGTTGCACTGCACCAGCACCCCCACCGTGTACCCGCCCGCCGCCGCGGCCACCGTGCGCGACGACGTGCCGATCCCGCCCTTGAAGCCGTGGCAGATCATCCCCGTTCCGCCACCGACGCCGCCCTCCGCCACGGGACCGCCGGCGGCGCCGTCCAGCGCGGAAAAGACGTGCTCGGGGCGAACGTGAAAGCCGTTGATGTCATTCAGGCGGCCGTCCCAGGTCTCGGCGACCACGGGCAGCGCCCACTGGAAGCCCGGGTACTTCCTGACCATCCACTGGATGACGGCATCGCGCGCCACGCCCACGCTGTGGGTGTTCGTGATGAGCACGGGGCCCTCCAGGAACCCGGACTCGTCGATCCACGTCGTGCCCGTCATCTCGCCATTGCCGTTCAACGAGAACCAGGCGGCGAAGACGGGATCGTTGGATTCGCGCCCGCGCGGAAGCACGGCCGTCACCCCGGTCCGCACCGGCCCCTGGCCCACGACGAGCGGGCCGCTCCCGGAAATCAGCGTGGTGTGCCCCACCTGAACGCCCGCCACGTCCGTGATGCCGTTCAGGGGGCCGGGCGTGCCATCGAACGGAACGCCGAGGTCGCGCGCCCGGGGCCGGGACTGCGCGTCGGCCGACACGGCGAGCAGCGCCAGCGCGGCGAGCGCGAGAGCAAGGCGGGGCATGGGCTCAGCCCTCCACGCGCGAGAACGCCCGGTCCAGCACGTCCAGCGCAAAGTCTGCGTCCGCCGCCGTGATGCACATGGGCGGCTTGATGCGCAGCACGTTGCCATCCAGCCCACCCTTGCCCACCAGCACGCCCATCTCGCGGCAGGCCTCCAGCACCTCCGCCGTCTCCTCCTTGGCCGGGGTGCGCGCGGCGCGGTCCTTTACCAGCTCCACCCCCAGCATCAGCCCCATCCCGCGCACGTCGCCGATCAGCGGGTGCCGCTCCTGCAGCGCGCGCAGCCCCGCCATCAGCCGCCCGCCGATCACCCGGGCGTTCTCCTGCAGCCCCTCGTCGTCGATCACGTCCAGCACCGCCAGCCCCGCCGCCATGGCCACCGCGTTGCCGCCGAAGGTGTTGAAGTGGATGCGCTGCGCCAGCTTCTCCGCGATCTCGCGGCGAGTGGTGACGGCAGCCATCGGCACGCCGTTGCCGAGCCCCTTGGCCATCGTCACGATGTCGGGAACCACGCCGGAGTTCTGGAAACCCCAGTAGTTTTCCCCCGTCCGCCCGAAGCCGGTCTGCACCTCGTCGGCGATGCACAGGCCGCCGTGCTCGCGGGTGATGCGGTACGCTTCGGCCAGGTAGCCGGCGGAGCCGCGGGTGGCGCCCCCCACGCCCTGGATGGGCTCGGAGATGAAGGCGGCGATGCGCCCCGGCGTGGCGTATCGGATGGTCTCGCGGATGTCGTCCGCGCTGCGGCGGGCGATCTCGTCCGGCGTGCCGTCCAGCGAGCTGCGGTACGGGTCCGGGCACATCGTGTGGTGGATGCCTGCGTTCACCTGGGTGGGAAACTTCCAGGTGTGGTGCGAGGTGAGCCCCATGGACGTGGGCGAGCCGCCGTGGTAGGCGTTGCGCACCGCGATCACGTCATTGTTGCCGGTGAACAGCCGGGCCATGGTGATGGCCAGGTCGACGGCCTCGCTGCCGCTGTTGACGAAGTAGGTGACGTCGAGCCCCTCGGGCAGCTTGGACGCCAGCTTGCGCGCCAGCTGCGGCAGGTTTGGATGAAGGTAGATGGTGGTGGCGTGCTGCAGCGTCTCCACCTGCTGGCGAACGGCCTCCACGACGCGTGGGTGGCAGTGCCCGCAGGCGACGGTGACGATGCCGGCGAACATGTCCAGGTACCGACGGCCCGTTTCGTCGAACAGGTACTGCATCTTTCCTTCGACGATCATCAGCGGGTCGCGGTACAGCGTGAACACCGCGGGGTTCACGTACTGCTTCCGCATCGCCAGCACTTCTTCGCGCGAGGGGCCCCGGTACGGCTGGGGCACGTGCTCGAACGCGGGCATCTCGACGGGTGCGGCCAGGAGATCGGTCATCGGGCAAGCATCGATAAGGAGAATCGGGTTCCCGCCGGCGCGGCGGGATCCGCGGTGCAGAAGCTACGACATCCAGTTGACGCCGGCCTCGCGGTTCCACTTGGTCGTGGTCTTCTTGGAGCGCGTCCAGAACTCGATGGAGCTGCGGCCGGTAAGGTCGCCCACGCCAAAGCGCGAGTCGTTCCATCCCCCGAACCCGAACGGCTCGCGGGGCACCGGCACGCCCACGTTCACGCCCACCATCCCCGCGCTGGCGCGCTCCGCGACGTAGCGGGCCAGCCCGCCGCTCTCGGTGAAGACGGAGGCCGCGTTGCCGTAGGGCGAACGGTTCTCGATCTCCAGCGCCCCGTCCACGTCCGCCGCGCGCACGATGGCCAGCACGGGCCCGAACACCTCTTCGCGGGCGATGGCCATGTCGGGCCTCACGTGGTCGATCACCGTCGGGCCGACATAGAAGCCGCCCTCGCACCCCGGGACGGCGGCGTTCCGCCCATCCAGCAGCACCTTTGCGCCCCCCTGCTCAGCCTCGGTGATGTACCGCTCGATGCGCGCCTTCGCCTCGGCCGAGATCACCGGCCCCAGGGCCTCTCCCGGCACCGCCGCGCGGGCCTGCGCCACGATGCGCTGAATGAGCGCGTCCGTATCCGCGACGGCGACCAGGACGGACGCCGCCATGCAGCGCTGCCCCGTGCACCCGGCCATGGAGGCGGCGATGTTGCTGGACGCCATCTCCGCGTCCGCATCGGGCATCAGCAGGATGTGGTTCTTGGCCCCGCCCAGGGCTAGGACGCGCTTCAGGTTCCCGGTCCCGCGGCGGTAGACCGCCTGCGCGACGCGAGTGGACCCCACGAAACTCACCGCCTGGATGTCGGGA
This Longimicrobium sp. DNA region includes the following protein-coding sequences:
- a CDS encoding M28 family metallopeptidase — encoded protein: MKPINLLVLGSALALGACATAASAPGGGGSGAAAITADDLRRDLFFLSSDSMRGRLGATEDELRASVWLAEQARRIGMEPAGDDGTYFQFFPLRRFRLSGESTVNVGGRPLRLWRDVIVMGPVDARVDAPMMVADGTLIPAGGAAGRVVVAALRQPPNPPPADVSLREYRYTASAVAAQRNALSAATPAAIVLVADSVGLMAFDNMVKFQRQGRYLLDTAGVNPRAGVSPIPVFLVRPGVIPAGTEGLRLTADLRTESFVYPSVNVVARVPGSDPAVRGEHVVFSGHQDHDGVHHPVNGDSIWNGADDNATVSVALLAIDRAFVRQPGRRSALFVWHGAEERGLLGSNWYARTPTVPKASLVAVLNGDMIGRNHPDSAALLGMIPPHRNSTALVEMAMAANPGFAIDSTWDAPSHPEGWYFRSDHLPYARAGIPAIFFTTLLHPDYHTPEDEPERIDITKLERMTRWMYATGWAVANAPQRPAVDPGFRLER
- a CDS encoding HIT family protein, with the translated sequence MSRWGDPEEWARLVTSEGCPICTGGGPTHIIAELEVSWLTMGDDPGPLPGSCALFLRRHAVELHELEPDEGCAYMRDIQRVSRAVKEATGAVKMNYEIHGNTIPHLHTHFFPRYPGDAFEGRPIDPRQPPHTTVITGHAALKRRIISALQGY
- a CDS encoding P1 family peptidase, with the translated sequence MPRLALALAALALLAVSADAQSRPRARDLGVPFDGTPGPLNGITDVAGVQVGHTTLISGSGPLVVGQGPVRTGVTAVLPRGRESNDPVFAAWFSLNGNGEMTGTTWIDESGFLEGPVLITNTHSVGVARDAVIQWMVRKYPGFQWALPVVAETWDGRLNDINGFHVRPEHVFSALDGAAGGPVAEGGVGGGTGMICHGFKGGIGTSSRTVAAAAGGYTVGVLVQCNYGGQRALRIAGVPVGQELTEPGVCLATDRPPVQEWMRTTPRCGQRVSALVEPRQEESGSIIIVVATDAPLLPHQLERLVKRTALGLGRHGSIASHYSGDIFVAFSIANPGAAVATGTPALTMLPNDRLDPLFTATVQATEEAITNALVAAETMTGIDDLRAHALPHDRLREILARYNRLAPPARQ
- a CDS encoding aspartate aminotransferase family protein, which codes for MTDLLAAPVEMPAFEHVPQPYRGPSREEVLAMRKQYVNPAVFTLYRDPLMIVEGKMQYLFDETGRRYLDMFAGIVTVACGHCHPRVVEAVRQQVETLQHATTIYLHPNLPQLARKLASKLPEGLDVTYFVNSGSEAVDLAITMARLFTGNNDVIAVRNAYHGGSPTSMGLTSHHTWKFPTQVNAGIHHTMCPDPYRSSLDGTPDEIARRSADDIRETIRYATPGRIAAFISEPIQGVGGATRGSAGYLAEAYRITREHGGLCIADEVQTGFGRTGENYWGFQNSGVVPDIVTMAKGLGNGVPMAAVTTRREIAEKLAQRIHFNTFGGNAVAMAAGLAVLDVIDDEGLQENARVIGGRLMAGLRALQERHPLIGDVRGMGLMLGVELVKDRAARTPAKEETAEVLEACREMGVLVGKGGLDGNVLRIKPPMCITAADADFALDVLDRAFSRVEG
- a CDS encoding CoA-acylating methylmalonate-semialdehyde dehydrogenase: MQSTLSAPEAPTAAPALKYADVRNYVGGQFVPGDGPLLDVLNPGDGGVIARVPLSSSAAVDKAVAAARKAFRGWAETPIKERVQVFYRYRALLERDLDELSRLIVEEHGKVYSEAQAEVLKAIELTEFACSLPQITAGEVMEVSKGVECRVDRYPLGVVASIVPFNFPSMVPHWTIPNALALGNCMVLKPSELVPLSAGRIAALLAEAGLPAGVFNIVNGAQEVVEALCDHPDIQAVSFVGSTRVAQAVYRRGTGNLKRVLALGGAKNHILLMPDADAEMASSNIAASMAGCTGQRCMAASVLVAVADTDALIQRIVAQARAAVPGEALGPVISAEAKARIERYITEAEQGGAKVLLDGRNAAVPGCEGGFYVGPTVIDHVRPDMAIAREEVFGPVLAIVRAADVDGALEIENRSPYGNAASVFTESGGLARYVAERASAGMVGVNVGVPVPREPFGFGGWNDSRFGVGDLTGRSSIEFWTRSKKTTTKWNREAGVNWMS